The genomic segment AAACTATTATATCATAATATGGATAGCCAAGAGCAGATGCTAAGAACTTCTCTACTAAGTTTTGTAGAGCTAATAAAACCACAACACCCGCCACACCTGCAGAGGCTGATTTAATAGATCCTTCATCTCTTCTAGTCGCAAGTAGATAAAAGGGCGCCGCTAGAGAGGTGAGGAAGTATCCCAACTCAACCAGCAGTAGACTTGAGTAAAACATGTTGAGAGTAATCAACACCAGGGATATTGCCAGAAATAAAACTGCAGAGCCAAGCCCCCTCATTAATTCATCAACCGGCCACCTCCCCCCTCCGCTGTTTGGCTTTGGCGGCGCGCCGTAATTTTTGTCTCCCACATTTTGTGTAATTTGAGGTTTTATCAAGTTTGGACTCCCCATTCTTACATGATCTATCTGTTTCACATCTTTCTTTCCGTTTTGTACATCAACTTCGGTATCAATTGAGACATATGCCGGATCTGGCTGTACTTGGACTACCACGAATCTTATGGCGCCTCCGTAGAAGGGTACGTCTATGGCTTGTCCTCTGGCTACTGGCTTGCCTAGTAGTATCTGTTTTTTGAGGTATTCGGGGTCTACCCGGACCGGCTCTGTGGGGGCTAGCACCACTCTCTGGGCGGCTTTAAGCACGGCTTTCCTCACCTTGACTGTGTCGCCTATCCCCACCCCGGCGTTTTGTCTAATAATACCGTCCATCCTGATGACCTCCTTATCCTCATCCTCGGGGTAGGCGGGCCACACCTGGGCGTAGGCAGACTTCCTCCCAATAATCTCCACATAATCCCCAGGCTCAATCCCCAACTTCTTCATCACCCTAACAGGAACCCTCACAATAGAGCGGCCGACATCCCGCGGTCTGGCATCGGCAACCATTAGGAAATGGCCAAGTGGCTCCTTGGCCTCAGCAGAAGCGTCGGCGACTTCCAGTGCTTTATCAGCTTGCTTTCCAGCAACTGCCTCTTCCTTTTGAATAACGACTTCTGTGCTATGCGAGACGTATGCCGGGTTAGGCTCAACATGTGTTACTAAGAACCTAAACGCTCCGCCTCGAAACGGGATTTCTATCTTTTGATTTAGATACACCGCCTTGCCAAGCAACGCATCTCTTATGGATTCGGCATCTACCGCGCCAAGTCCCTTTTGCTTCAGCACGACTTTTACGGCAGGCCCCAAGACGGCCCTTTTCACTTCCACCGTGTCGCCTATTTTAACTCCTAGGTTTTGTCTCATAACGTAGTCCATTCTAATGACTTCTCTACCTTCGTCGCTAGTATAGGCTTTCTGAGCTTGCGCATAGACGACCTTTTTTCCAGCGATAGCCACGTAATCGCCTGGCTTGATTTTCAGCTTTTCCATTATGTAAGAGGGTATCAACACCACGTTGCCGCCCACGTGGTGTGACTCAACGTCGGCAACAGCTAGCTCCACTACTTCATCTCCGTCGCCGCGAGGGTGCTGGCTCTGCGCATGTAGATGGAGAGTGGACGACTCCTTGCTTGTGTGTTTAGAATCTTGCTGGACTCTACTCAGCTGTTGACTAAGTTGCGGTATGTCCCTTAGTATGTCGAGTATTTCTGGGGGCTTTATTTCTCTAGTGTCTATGTCCACTGCGGTGGCTGTGTACTTCAGCTTCTCCCTAAGCACGGCGGCTACGTAGCTCTTGGCTTTTTCATAATCGTCAAGTCCTCTCAGTGCCTTTGAGAAGCCAAGCCACGTCAGCGAAGCCACGTGGGCAGGGAGTAGCCTCCCCCTCTGGTACTGAGCGGCAAAGTAGGCGTACTCACGCAGGAAATCCGCGTCGCGAGACAAGTCAACTCCGCGGGCCGCTCTCGGCCTCGCCCCGCCGATCCGCCTAGAGAAGAGTCTTAGGAGGACGTCTGCCAGTAGTGGAGATCTCCTCTCGGCGTATAGATGGACTATGTTGTGGAGCATGGTGAGACCTGGGGGCAACTCCCCAAGCCCTCGGTAGTACTGCGCCCATGCTGGGATCGCCTTGAGGCTGACCCCCTCCAATGTGTAGTTAAGCGCGGCGATATCCACACCTGAGCCGGCAAAAGCCTCTCTCACCCCGTCCACAGTTATTGAGGCTATGTAGGAACCCATGTCTCCTTTTACAGCCTCGGCAATTTTCCGGGCGGTTTCGTCGCCCCCCAGCGCCAGCATCACCAGCTTCTCCACTAAATGAGCCTCTAGCTCCATGGCGGCTCTGTCGGCCACTCTGCCCTCGGCCTGCTGGGCGCAGTGGATAAGCTCGTGGGCGAAGACCGCCGGGGAGTACGTCTTGTAGGCGACGCCGCACCCCTCCCCCAAGCCCTCCGCCGACATATCCACGGCGTAGCCCTCCACCACCGCCACGTCGAAACTTGTAAACCGCCGCCAGTTCTGCCACTGGTAATCTACGATGTATATGGGATACCTCTTCACGCTCTCGTACAGCTGAGCCACTGCCGAGAAGACGCGCCACTTGTCCTCCTCGACAAAAACCATGCCGATGGGCTGGTAAAGCGCGGCGCGGGACAAGACGTTGACAACGGCGGCGCCCGAGGCAACCAACCCACCCTCCTCCACCACCAGCTCCAAGTCGGCTGTGTCCCACGGCGCCAGCTCCTTAAGAACTCTATTCACCCCCTCGTCACACGTCTCCTCCACACCCCAGCTCCTAAGCAAAACCGCCACCTCACCCGTCCCAAGCAACTCCACAGCTCTTTCTAGATAGGCACACGGCCCGCCACCAACATAGGACTGAAGCATTATGTACACATCATGTGAAAGCACTACCCGCCTCCGCCCAGCCCTCCCCCTCGGCACGTCGACGTGGGGGCGCGGCGCCAGGACGCCGGCCCTGGCGGCTGTCTTAACAGCAGTAAGGACCTCTTCTTCAGAGGCCTTAACGCGATTTAGATCCAGTATACCCTTGATTCTAGAAGCGATGTAGCTCAACAACCTCTCATCGACACCGCAACCCTCCCGCAGAGCCTCCTCGATATAGAGCCTTGCGATGTAAGAAAGTTCCGAGAAGTCGGGGACGCCGCTCCTCCACCTAGCCACAGCACTAATCAAATACTGGTCGCCAGAGCTGGGCAGACAAGACATTGTATTAAGGCAACACGCCGGTTTAAAAAAGTCGCCAGCACGGTACACAGAGGACGGCGGCGAAGCGGCTTATCCCTCTATGGCGTAGTTCAGCACTTCACAGTGCTTCAGTCTGTTTTCTCCCCCGGGCGCCATCGGGCTCCACTTAACGCCGGTGGGGGCGGCGAATATGACCACCGTGGCTATATAGCCAGGGGGCGGTCTGTACTTGAATTTGAGGTCGACGAGCCAGCCGTTGCTGGTCTTCACTACGGTGTACGTGTCTGCGTAGATCGTCTGCACGTCTGGGTAGTATGCCCCTGCGTTCGGCGGAAGCACGCCTGCGCAGATCTTCCCCACGCTGTAGGACCGCTTGTTGTAGTTTGCCGGGTTTGGCTTGTCACAGTAGATAAAGACTGGGTAGAGCTGTCTGCCGTCGGACAGCGCGTCCGGCGGGGGGAGCTTGACGTATCCCTTGACGCGGAACACGCCATCAGCGTAGACAGGCCCCTCTATCCAGGACGCCCACCATGAGATCATGTACACAACTGCGTATACGTTAGAGCCGTTTCTCGCCACTGCCACCGCCACGTAGTTATTGCACGGGTCAAGGAGGGAGTCTCTGTGGCCCCACTGGGAGTCGGCGTCGTCGTAGATCATGGACCTTATCATGCGCTCGCCCTCCTCGGCATTTAGGCTCCTGCACCCGTAGCACGCATAGATGTTCTCCTCAACGGCGTAGAGGCCGCCGTCGAGCCTAGTGTAGTAGTACACGGGGTGCCGCCCCTCGCGGTCGTAGTGAGATAGGTAGTTTTTCTCCGCCATGTACCCAGCCCTGAAGCCGGGCACCTTCAGAGTATATAGAGGCGCGGCCGGCGGTATACCCACTGACGCCCGCTCTCTGTTAAGCGCCTCCACTGCGCCTCTTATGAACCCATACACGTCGTCGAAGAGCCCCGCCCCACTGGCTTGTTGAGTTGCTGTTGCGGCGGAGTGTCCGCCGGTTTGGGTGGGCGTTGTCGCGGCGACAGTTGCCTCTGGAGCAGAAGCGCCGACACCGCTTGTGAGGAGCCTCAGAGGGAGGCCGCCGGTGAAGATGATGACCAGCGCTAAAAACGCTAAAACTATAAAAGCGGCGGCTAAGGCGCTGGCGTGCCGCACGGTTTTTGTCATCGGCGGAGCTCTCCGCGGCTCTTTCCGGCTGACGGCCTCGGCCGCAACTGGCCGCCTAATCCTGACCAAGTTGGGGAAAATTTGGCGCAACACCTGCAACACGTCGTCTCTGGTGCCGTGGAGGTATGCGCGGTAGGTCTTGAACCTGTCTATGCCCGCCCTCTCCAGGGCCTCTGTTATGTAAGTAAAGGCGGCTGACGCCCCGTCGCACCCCCTTTCCTTCCCCTCTTCAATAAATGTGTAGACGACGTGGGCAATTCTGCTGACCAACTGCCAGTCGTCTAGCAGATGCGCCTTGGCCATGACCTCTCTAAGCTCCATAATAGCCCTGACGAAGCAACTCTCCGCGTCGGCCGCCGCTGGCCTCTTGACGGCGGCCTGCCGGACGTTCGGCTCGCCGTACGTCCCCCTCTTCGCCTCTTCTACAGAGACGGGCCTCCTCAGCTCTATCAGGTGGGGAAATATGTCGCGGAGAATTTCTACAACCTCCTCCCTCGTCCCGTGAAGATACGCCCGGTACGGCTTGAAAAGATCTACGCCGGCTTTTTTCAGCGCCTCCGCCACATAGTGCCTGGCCGCGGAGGCCCCGTCGCAACCCCCCTCCCTCCCCTCCTCAATAAATGTCCAGACAACCGACGCCACTCTGCTAACCAACTGCCAATCCTCCAAAGCGTGTATCTTAGCAACTACGCTGTCTAGCTCTGCAAACGCCCTTGTAAAACAGCCGTCGAACTGACCCACTACGCGCAGTAGCAACAGTTTTAAAATGTTGTTCTATAGACATTATGGCAAACTACGTCGAACTCGGATCGCTGGTAATTATCGTGGGATTCGTCCTGGGCTTGGTCGTAGCGGTAGGCGTATTGCTAAGCCCGACGTCGGCTGTGGTACCGGCGATTTCGGTAGCCGCGCTACTAACCGGAGTACTTTTTGTGGCAGGCTTCATCCTCCTGGCGCTGGGCCTGAGGGGCTACGGAAGGATAGGCGCAGCCCTCTCCGCAATTGGCATGTCGTCAATTCCGCTAGCGCTCTCCGCCCCGCCGAACGTACCTCTGTTAATTCTCCTACTGGCGCTGGGCCTAGCCTGGCTCGTAGGCATGGCCCTCACTGGCGTGGCCCTTATAAAAACCGGGGGGGCGGCCACTGCCGCAGGCATAGTGCTCCTAATAACGCTTTCTTTCATCATATTTGCCGAAACAGGCTACATACTCGGGACAACCGGCCTAATGGGCATAATCTTTCCGGGTGTCCGTGGTGCTTCTGTGGGTTTTAGTGATGTTGTTGGGGTGTCTACTGCCTATGTCTTCTTCAATGGGTCTGTTACGCGGGGGGTGTCTCAGCTGTATGGCGATGCCTATGTCTACGTCGTGGCTTACCAGCCCGGCGTGGCGCTTCCAGACGCCGTAGCTAGGCAGATAGCACTAGACGCCGGGGAGAAGCCAGTGTACATACTACCCATCCCCATCTACAACACACCCATCAACCCAGAAGACTACGTAGGCACACTCCCCACCAACACCAAAAACCCAGTGATACTGCTCACATATCCACTAAACAAATTTGCGACGGTGCAGGAATGGCTTCGGCAGTTACAGAGCAAATTCGGCCAGCTACAAAGCAACTACATCAGAATAGAACTAAGCGGAGGACAGCCAAAAAGCATTAGGTTCTTCTGATAGCGCCGTGTGCAGTCGTCCCCCTTACTCGATCCGGTTGAAGAGGTGTCGACCATGTAAAAATTTCCATAGCGCTAGAAACGTTCAGTATAGTGAGGCATAACGCATCTCTTGAACGGCGTCCCAGCCGAATTGCAAGTCATCAGATGAGCGCCAAGAAAAAGCTTATAAATAACCAAAATAGGCAACTCAGCCCCGGCGAAGAATCGGGGAGCCGCGGCTTGCCGGCCGCTCCAGCCGGTAGTCTAGCCCGGTCAAGGATGCGGGCCTCTCGAGCCCGTGACCCGGGTTCAAATCCCGGCCGGGGCACTCCTCCCAGTTCATATCTCAGACGCCGTAATCTATATAGAAGCTCGGTAGCAGGACGCTAGAAAAAATTTCAGACGTAGGTGTTTGGTGGGCCTTCGCAATTCATAACAGGTTTTGCCCGCCTTGGTTTTAGGCATAGGGCCCCTCCGCGCATGGCGATGATGTAGTCGCGGGGGGTCCAGGCGACGGCGGCTAGCAACGCGGCGGCTCCTATCAAGGTGAGGAGTAGGGAGGCGTGTGTGGCCAAGGCGACGCCCGCGGCGGCTGCGGCGGCGCCGGCTAGGGCTAGGTAGATTTTCTTCTTTAGTCCGCGGAGGCGGTAGGCGCGGGCGGCGTCGGGGGTGACGGCCTCTTGGGCGAATCTGGCTAGGAGGGTTTTTGTCTGTTGGTAGGCGTGGCAGAGGGCGTTTACCGGGTTGTTGGATCTGCCGGGCTTCGCCTCTCTGCATATGTGGGGTAGCTCTGCGGCCAGCGCATCCATCTTCTGCTCTACTTCGTCGTGTACGTCTAGGATGAGCCACTTCCTGGTCTTCACCGCGCCGTCGTGGACGTAGTGCAACGCCCTGCCGAGGGCCCTGCCTGAGTTGTAGAGATCGCCGCGGGCCCGGTGGTAGTGGGCTAGGTTGTAGTAGTACTCGACTAGGTCGGGCTGGGGCTTGTGATGCGCCGGCCTGGCCTCCGACCTGCGGCACCTCCCCCCTCTGCATCTCTCCACGTATACCCTGTCTTCCTCTACGTCGGGCTCCACGACGCCCCTCATGACGCCTCTGTACAGCTCGCCTCTGGGGAGGCTCTCGGGCCAGGCCTTGTCCACAAGGACGCGGTGCGTTTTCCACGTGGGCACGTACACCTCCGCTTCTAGTGTTTAAAGAGTTGTGGCGCCGGCCCGGCCGTCGTGGGGCTGACGGTGCCGGGCTTTGACGTGTTTTACAGTTTTGTCTTATTTATAATTTGTCTCGTATCTTTATATATGGCGATGTCGTTGGAAAGATTTATATATGTGTATGTATCTTATAATTGCCCGGTGGGCGGGCTAGGTCTAGTAACTCTCACGTGTCTAATAATGGGCGGTCTGCCGTGAGGGGCTCGGGAAACGCCTCGCGGCTTGGAGAGACGTGGCTGGTAGGTGGCTGGGGCGAGCCCCTCGAGACCCGCCGGGCCTATCTCTATCAAATTGGTTGTTTAGGCCTTTGGGGGCTAGCGGAGTTTCTGGAGCGGGTGTTTGTAGATGGGGGTTGGGGGTGCCTCACGTGCGGGGGGTTTGGCCTCCTCCGCAGTGGTCTCTATGTGCGGCTTCGATTTCGAGCAGGGCGTAGTACTGCTCGTCGGTGAGGGAGACGGCTGGGTTTACCTTCTCTACCTCTCTTATTGCGTCGTCTGCCTTTATGCATTTCGTGACTATTAGGTAGGCCGCGAGTGTTGTGGGGGTCCTCCCCATGCCCCCCACGCAGTGGACCACGACTGCGCCTCTGGCGGCCTCCTTTTTGATTGTCTCTACCAGCTCGTCGAGTCTCCGGGGCGGGTACCCGTCGGGGGTTGGCCAGTGGATCCACTCCATGCCCCTCTCGGCCAGGGCCCTGCGGAGCTCCGCCAGCCCCCAGCGGCCGTAGTACTCGATTTCCCAGGCCTCGGCCAGCGAGATCACCGTCCTTATCCCCAGCTCCCCCCACTTATCTAAGTCTTCTCTTCTAGGCATGCACGACCCCGCCAGCTTGGGGGTGACCCAGTAGGGGCACTCTATCTTCGCCACGGCGGGTTTGCTACGTGTGGTTTTAACTGTTTGTCTGCTAGAGCCACTCTGTTAATTTTTTCTCTAGGGCCGACATTGCGGCGTAGGTGAGGACCCCGGCGGCGCTTAGGGTGAGGATGGCGGCGTACATCTCTGTGAAGTCTAGCCTGTGCCAGCTGTCGTATATCAAGGCGCCGAGTCCGTCGGTCAGCGCCAGGCTCTCTGCTATGAAGGAGACTGAGTAGGCGGTGTTTAGGGCTATTTTCAGCCCCGTTATTATGCCGGGGAGGGCGGAGGGGAGGACTACGTACCTCACTACGGCCAGCCTCCCGCCGCCC from the Pyrobaculum sp. 3827-6 genome contains:
- a CDS encoding CAP domain-containing protein, which codes for MGQFDGCFTRAFAELDSVVAKIHALEDWQLVSRVASVVWTFIEEGREGGCDGASAARHYVAEALKKAGVDLFKPYRAYLHGTREEVVEILRDIFPHLIELRRPVSVEEAKRGTYGEPNVRQAAVKRPAAADAESCFVRAIMELREVMAKAHLLDDWQLVSRIAHVVYTFIEEGKERGCDGASAAFTYITEALERAGIDRFKTYRAYLHGTRDDVLQVLRQIFPNLVRIRRPVAAEAVSRKEPRRAPPMTKTVRHASALAAAFIVLAFLALVIIFTGGLPLRLLTSGVGASAPEATVAATTPTQTGGHSAATATQQASGAGLFDDVYGFIRGAVEALNRERASVGIPPAAPLYTLKVPGFRAGYMAEKNYLSHYDREGRHPVYYYTRLDGGLYAVEENIYACYGCRSLNAEEGERMIRSMIYDDADSQWGHRDSLLDPCNNYVAVAVARNGSNVYAVVYMISWWASWIEGPVYADGVFRVKGYVKLPPPDALSDGRQLYPVFIYCDKPNPANYNKRSYSVGKICAGVLPPNAGAYYPDVQTIYADTYTVVKTSNGWLVDLKFKYRPPPGYIATVVIFAAPTGVKWSPMAPGGENRLKHCEVLNYAIEG
- a CDS encoding dual specificity protein phosphatase family protein, whose product is MAKIECPYWVTPKLAGSCMPRREDLDKWGELGIRTVISLAEAWEIEYYGRWGLAELRRALAERGMEWIHWPTPDGYPPRRLDELVETIKKEAARGAVVVHCVGGMGRTPTTLAAYLIVTKCIKADDAIREVEKVNPAVSLTDEQYYALLEIEAAHRDHCGGGQTPRT